The Pelodiscus sinensis isolate JC-2024 chromosome 13, ASM4963464v1, whole genome shotgun sequence genome includes a region encoding these proteins:
- the PRRG3 gene encoding transmembrane gamma-carboxyglutamic acid protein 3, protein MAMFLGATHAHSVLRRFPRANGFLEEFRQGTIERECIEEICSYEEVKEVFENKEKTMEFWKGYTNSVYSVKDPGPGTERSDAMYVVVPLLGVALLIVIALFIIWRCQLQKATRHRPSYAQNRYLASRAGRSLPRVMVYRETSHSQGEGQSQREPGARGPADGRAGGGSHLDGTLYPPEHSVSVLSRLSSATPPPSYEEVTGHPESSSSSSGEETSVSYNDPPPKYEEIVGAAPAVGK, encoded by the exons ATGGCAA TGTTCCTGGGGGCCACGCACGCCCACTCGGTCCTCAGACGCTTCCCCCGCGCCAACGGCTTCCTGGAGGAGTTCCGCCAGGGCACCATCGAGCGGGAGTGCATAGAGGAGATCTGCAGCTACGAGGAGGTCAAGGAGGTGTTTGAGAACAAGGAGAAAACG ATGGAGTTCTGGAAAGGCTACACCAACTCTGTCTACTCCGTCAAGGACCCGGGGCCGGGCACGGAGCGCTCGGACGCCATGTACGTGGTGGTGCCTCTCCTGGGCGTGGCGCTGCTCATAGTCATCGCCCTGTTCATCATCTGGAGGTGCCAGCTGCAGAAGGCCACGCGCCACCGCCCCTCGTACGCCCAGAACCGCTACCTGGCCAGCCGCGCGGGCCGCAGCCTCCCCCGGGTCATGGTGTACCGAGAGACCTCTCACAGCCAGGGGGAAGGCCAGAGCCAGCGCgagccgggcgcccgggggcctGCCGACGGCCGGGCCGGGGGCGGCTCCCACTTGGATGGCACCCTCTACCCGCCGGAGCACTCCGTCTCCGTCCTCTCCAGACTGTCCagcgccacccctcccccttcctacGAGGAGGTGACCGGGCACccggagagcagcagcagcagcagcggcgagGAGACCAGCGTCTCCTATAACGACCCGCCGCCCAAGTACGAAGAGATCGTGGGCGCGGCCCCTGCCGTGGGCAAGTAG
- the RIPPLY1 gene encoding protein ripply1 isoform X1 → MEAPVHAPLLRWLRGPPGALGCGRPVQGREQGGRSPPLWRPWLPPAKDLSRQHTDQTDTACGSGTLADGGSGKAAALFRHPVRLLWPRSRSFDYLYSEGEKLLENFPVQATISLYEDSDSEEEEEEEGWGEEGQAEEGKQQAGEAVLQEEAGCPQGRAGPSQPIKLCPK, encoded by the exons ATGGAAGCTCCTGTCCACGCTCCCCTCCTGCGCTGGCTCCGGGGGCCCCCCGGTGCCTTGGGCTGTGGGCGCCCCGTGCAGGGCCGAGAGCAAGGCGGAAG ATCCCCACCGCTCTGGAGACCCTGGCTCCCCCCTGCAAAGGACCTGAGCCGGCAGCACACGGACCAGACGGACACA GCCTGCGGCAGCGGGACGCTGGCGGATGGCGGCTCCGGCAAGGCGGCGGCGCTGTTCCGGCACCCCGTCAG ACTCTTGTGGCCCCGATCCAGGTCCTTCGATTACCTCTACAGCGAGGGGGAGAAGCTGCTGGAGAACTTCCCCGTGCAGGCCACCATCAGCCTCTACGAGGACTCGGacagcgaggaggaggaggaggaggaaggctggggcgaggaagggcaggcagaggaggggaagcagcaggcaggggaggctgtgttacaggaagaggcaggctgccctcagggcagagctgggcccagccagCCAATAAAGCTCTGTCCGAAATGA
- the RIPPLY1 gene encoding protein ripply1 isoform X2 — protein sequence MEAPVHAPLLRWLRGPPGALGCGRPVQGREQGGRSPPLWRPWLPPAKDLSRQHTDQTDTACGSGTLADGGSGKAAALFRHPVRSFDYLYSEGEKLLENFPVQATISLYEDSDSEEEEEEEGWGEEGQAEEGKQQAGEAVLQEEAGCPQGRAGPSQPIKLCPK from the exons ATGGAAGCTCCTGTCCACGCTCCCCTCCTGCGCTGGCTCCGGGGGCCCCCCGGTGCCTTGGGCTGTGGGCGCCCCGTGCAGGGCCGAGAGCAAGGCGGAAG ATCCCCACCGCTCTGGAGACCCTGGCTCCCCCCTGCAAAGGACCTGAGCCGGCAGCACACGGACCAGACGGACACA GCCTGCGGCAGCGGGACGCTGGCGGATGGCGGCTCCGGCAAGGCGGCGGCGCTGTTCCGGCACCCCGTCAG GTCCTTCGATTACCTCTACAGCGAGGGGGAGAAGCTGCTGGAGAACTTCCCCGTGCAGGCCACCATCAGCCTCTACGAGGACTCGGacagcgaggaggaggaggaggaggaaggctggggcgaggaagggcaggcagaggaggggaagcagcaggcaggggaggctgtgttacaggaagaggcaggctgccctcagggcagagctgggcccagccagCCAATAAAGCTCTGTCCGAAATGA
- the CLDN2 gene encoding claudin-2: MVSVGLQLVGYILAGLGLLGTVITTLLPSWKNSSYIGASIVTAVGFTRGLWMECAIFSTGITQCDIYNSLLSLPPDIQAAQALMVTSCAVSSLACIVSVMGMRCTIFAQGSPAKDKIAVAGGAIFILGGVLCFIPLVWNTHVVLRDFYNPLLPDSTKYEMGEAMYLGIVSSLLTIIGGCILCASCPPRETEPAYPSAYQAKLLANPRPSISHTQKTKSEFNAYNLTGYV; the protein is encoded by the coding sequence ATGGTCTCGGTGGGGCTGCAGCTCGTGGGCTACATtctggcggggctggggctgctgggcaccgtGATCACCACACTCCTGCCCAGCTGGAAGAACAGCTCCTACATCGGCGCCAGCATTGTGACCGCCGTGGGCTTCACCCGGGGCCTGTGGATGGAGTGCGCCATCTTCAGCACTGGCATCACCCAGTGCGACATCTACAACTCCCTGCTGTCCCTACCCCCCGACATCCAGGCGGCGCAGGCCCTGATGGTGACGTCCTGCGCCGTCTCCTCGCTGGCCTGCATCGTCTCTGTGATGGGGATGCGGTGCACTATCTTcgcccagggctcccctgccaAGGACAAGATTGCTGTGGCCGGGGGGGCCATCTTCATCCTGGGGGGCGTGCTGTGCTTCATCCCCCTGGTGTGGAACACCCACGTGGTGCTGCGGGACTTCTACAACCCGCTGCTCCCGGACAGCACCAAGTACGAGATGGGCGAGGCCATGTACCTGGGCATCGTCTCCTCCTTGCTCACCATCATTGGCGGCTGCATCCTCTGCGCCTCCTGCCCGCCGCGGGAGACTGAGCCGGCCTACCCCAGCGCCTACCAGGCCAAGCTGCTGGCCAACCCCCGGCCGTCCATCAGCCACACGCAAAAAACAAAGAGTGAGTTCAATGCCTACAACCTGACGGGCTACGTCTAA